The genomic stretch AAATTAAGTCTTCATATTTTTACACCACTTTGGCTTATTTTGGCTCTACAGCTGTTTTTGAATGTGctttataataaaacatatacacTCCCTCTGCTGATATATCCAGAAGATCTTCCATCTGTGCTTATACTGACCCCCACCCTACGATGGGATTTATACGTTTACTGATGCCATTCTATAATTTCCCCTTAAATTACATGAAGAGATCATGTTATGCCTTTCTGACAGCTGCGTTTTTGGTCAAGAATACGGTCACCATTAAAGAAGATTTTGGAGGGGTTGTGTATTTAAGAAATGTAAATCAAAATTATTGTTCATCTAGACACAAAGCCTGGTTTTAGACTACTGCAAATTTTCAGTGATTATCAGTGTAAGATTAAAACTGTGGATATAGTGAATCTTCATCATCATGCATTTTTACATCAACATAGTCTGAAGAAAGACACCAAACAAAGATGTTGGTGAGAGGTCAAGACTGCCAATTACTTAAcaccaggtttggggagtaatggaatacatgtaacgggattacgtatttaaaatactaaatataagtaactgtattccactacagttacaatttaaataattggcatttagaatacagttacattcaaaaagtaatttgattactgaagagattactttgcatttcattgtcatttgtttcatttaatatttagtcctttcagatggaaaacatttatacatataaatgatgtgatccaaagtgcatttgaacagcggtgaaacactttcttatgatgcattacattcatacgagcagacagaagtaagtttgaagtaagtttggagcagaagaaatagaaataaaccttgtgtaaattgtcagctttacgctaagctaaaatgctatttctagccattttacatgcgcaTATTACCAggaacgatcatattttttatgaagaaaattcacattggatcataatttcttttttactagcaagacctttgatattagggcaaaaatcgtattcttgatatagtttttgtattgttttcctgtaaaaatatctaaaaatccttaaaacaagatcagtttgattgatcttgttttagaaacaacactgcataagatatttaggtttttcagagaatgtatttttaacatgtgtattttgtcttactgcactggcagagtttttatagtcaaaacaagtgaaaaaaatctaccagtgctgaagtagtaatccaaagtatttagaatacgttactgaccttaagtaatctaacggaatacgtcacaaattacattttacagcatgtattctgtaatctgtagtagaatacatttaaaaagtaaccctcccaaccctgcttaacACTCAGCACGCATTGAGTATTCTTTGGGGCATAAGTGTTGTTCCTTTTGCTTCCTTTAATCTCAACACTGATTGCAGAAACATGCGAGTTTGTTTTTGGTTCTATGATCATGAGAGTTTTCAGCTTTCTTGCCAGAGGCTCTTTAATAATGCTGTTACTAAGGTGTGACTTGTGTGTGCTGTGCATCCACATACTGCTAGTTGATGTACAGGAACTCTTTATGACTTCAAGcttatattattgtattattagcCCTATTTTTTAATTGGGTGTCTTTCTTTATATTGACTGTGTTAATTGGGTGACTACATTTAATTGAAAGACTACATGGCATATTTGTACTTTTATCAGCTATCATTTGTCACACACAGGACCATTAAAATGTCACATAAAAAGTAATGaaggcaaaacaaacaaacaaacaaacaaacaaacaaaaaaaaacatttgattaaaataataaatggcaCAACAGAAATGGTATTATGCGACTTTTGTTATTAGGCCTATTTGTTCCGTTATTATTATTCGTACTAGTGTTGCAACTATATAGCTAAGTCAACTAATACTATTAATAATCATGGCGTCAATATCAACATTGGAGTCGTCATAAGGATTTTAATAGGCTCGATAATAAATCGCATCCTGAACCATTTGCAGTGCTCCGCAATTAAAGCCCACTGTTATATGAATGTTAGCCATTACTTGGGCAACCAGTTTTCTCCTGTTATGGATGGGGATACATTCTTGTTATTGCTTTATTGCTGCATCAGAATGAGACTATCTTCACATTCAGAATGGTATGTAAATTGTTGATGACCTTGTGGTTCACCTATGCTTCAACACAGGCCACTCAACATTGAAATAAAGGCTTTCAGGTTGATAGTGCCTACTTTCATTACTTTTCCTTAACATATGAAAAATCAAAATCTCACCTTGATAACACGTTTCAAACGTAGGATTGTTACTGAGAAACGTTTAAGAAACAGAAAAGGGTTCATTAAATAATGCAGAAAGAATAATACAAAATGAAACGTATCTTAAATAGGCCTATTTCATTGTCTCACCAGTTTTTCACTTTTAATCAGCTTTGTCACACAACTCAGAATAGGCACATCATTTAAGACTGTTTGTTTCTCGAGCAGGGGACAAAGCCACCAAACACAAACTCTCATCACTTCACACGACTCCGCCTTTTCGTCATAGTTAATTAACTGAGTGAGCACTAACTGGTCTCCTCAGTCTCCTGAACTCTTCACAAACTGCAGAACAGTCAAAGCACAGGACTGGAGCCAAGACACCTTTATAAAAActgttcatttgcttttaggtGTAAGGCGATTGCTGCAAGACATCTGAAGGCgaaaaaaacatttggaaaagTGGTTAGAAAGTGGTGTTCTAGCGTTCTAATTAGAAACTTTTGGAATCGTGCCAACAATGTTTATATGAATTTTTGTTACTGAAGCTAGCTACTTTGGATAGACTTGGATGACGACCAGCAAAGTTGTCCAAATCTGTGAGGATATGGAGAGACGTGGGCTAAACCCCCTCGACCACCTTCCAGCACCCGCGAGTTCCAACAAGCCGTTTACCCCCTTCAGCATCTCAGACATCCTCAGCAAACCGTCTGTCAAACGAACTCGAAGAATTCACCTGCTTCCAGCCTCCGAGAGACCCCGGCATAGCATCACTATATCAAAGCAGGCTCGTTTCACTCCAGCATCGCCTCTGTGTGCTCTTCAGGAACTGGCAAGCAAAACCTTCAAAGGTCTCGAATTAGGTGTACTTCAAGCAGCAGAGGGTAAGAACAAACAGTGCTTAGAGATTAGAAATAATATGAACAAACATCAGTAATGCTAAACAGATTTAAGCATCAAGAtgtcatgtaaaaataataataataataataatattatatatatatatatatatatatatatatatatatatatatatatatatatatatatatatatatatatatatataattaaattgattaattaaagTGATTCGTTTATTTTAGGCTTATTCATGTAAAATCTAATTTCTACTTAATATCTTATAAAGCTTAGATAttttaaggcaatcggtttgcatgcgTTTTCTAATTAAACTTATTTGGTGTAAATAAAGTGAACTTAATAATTTAAGTAGGCCTACACTTTAGTTGTTACAAATAAACttaatatcattatttttatttaactatttaaattgagttataacACGTCATATACAGCATATGGGGAAATATGACTGGATTCACCCAACCCGATCGCATGAAatgtcgtacataatttacgagttagCTATTTGGTGTGTTGCATTCTCCTCAGTAGcctacttcttagtgcacataaatctacacttttaTAAAGTACAGTTGAGTAGTGAAGAATGACTTACATTTCACACAAACAACAATCAACCAGTTGCAACATAACAACAActatagtcataagaattaaaactatatacatttttttataacaattattaaatttctccataagttcccttgtcttgaccaaacatacatCATTTATTCAAGCGCATGGGCTTATGGGTATCCCACACAGCCGCAATTTtatacttgataattttgagttagctTTACTCGCAGCCAAAATTTACATTTGAGTTATATATTCAAAAATGTGGCTGTTTAATTAGGACGACttgattgttttttattaatgacaactttggGGTTTTGAGAGtaacggtaacttaattaaaactgcCAAGAATAGTGAAAAATAAAGCTTAAATTGAgtcagctatttatttatttttatttttttaatagaatttattgagataattatttaaattaactaTTAATACTAATAGCTATTTGCtatttgagataactattagtatttacaatgTATGAGCAAGTTAATATAGCCAGCCTATAAATTGTCCTTCCAAAATAGTAACTTCAATTACAGTAACTGTGGATTCTACAACTGTCCAACACAAATCTCAATCATAAACTGTTGGATCATACAGCATCATGCAATAACTTATTTTCCCTTTAATCCACAGGAAGGAATGGGTTGACTCTGTTTGGTCAAAAGAACAGTCCTAAAAAGCGCCGCAAATCTAGGACGGCCTTCAGTAACCACCAGCTATATGAACTAGAGAAAAGGTTTCTCCACCAGAAATACTTGTCACCCGCAGACAGAGACCAAATAGCCCATCAACTGGCGCTGACAAATGCGCAGGTCATAACCTGGTTCCAGAATCGACGGGCAAAGTTGAAGCGAGACTTGGAGGAGATGAAAGCGGACGTGGAGGCAGTCAGAAGTATAGTGCCTCTGGATAAAATTGCAGAACTGGATGTTCTGGAGCGGTGTGCAACTGGAACCACGGGGCACTCGGGGCTCGAGTCCTCGCCACGGATAGGTCACGAGTACAAGAATGCGCACAAATTATGTCTGTCCCCCATGTCGTCTCTCTCAGACCACACAAGTCAAGACTACTCCGAGGACGAAGACGTAGATGTTGATGTCTGATGTGAATCAGTGTATCACAATCCTTTGATTCCCTAGAGGTTTTACCTATTTAAGACGTTACAGTATACGTAAAGCCAGCAAGCATTCTATTCCCATAGAGCCTACATGATATTAGTGTTTGCTGAAACTGAATAGTGAAATTAATTTATAGCCACAGCTATGCAAGTCTAACTTCTTTTTGTTCACTACAGCAAACTTTCTCTGCATTCAGTGTTTTTACAGTAgctaaataatatatacatttagcCTATATTATATACAATAGCAAAAAATAATATGCTGCAATGGGTGTAATAAGATTTATTGGCGACAAACATTGAAACAATCCCTTAATgatgaaaaccttttttttttttcttttttttttacacgtgcAGGTGTATTTATTGCATATTGCTCCCTTGTACACAATCGAGCTGTTTTTTGTACAGTTGTTTGTACAGTTTATTTGCAAGTTAATGCCTTTGCCTTACATAATGCATCATGTAATGTATTGAGTTTGAAAGTAAAACATTTATATCTTTTATAAAAATGCTGTTGTGGCTGAGACTGTTAATCATTAACAATcgtcatatttaaaatatatatatatatatatatatatatttatcttaatgttattcttattattatcacaattattatcaatattaataatattattatgagCTCATGTTTTCATTCATTGCAATTATTCACTGATTCCTGACAGTAATACAGGAATAAAAAAAAGTCTAAGCTTTCTAGCGCAGTAGTTTGAACTTTATTTATAGGATGCTGTGACagaatttttaaaggaatattcctggttaagctcaatcgacagcattctgtggcataatgctgattaccacaataatacattttgacttgttcctcctattcttaaaaaaaaaaaaaaaaaaaaaaaaaaaagcaacctgGGTTCCaaggaggcacttacaatagaagtgaatggggccaatccataaatgttaaaatactcactatttcaaaattatagccacaacatgtgaacaatatgcgtgttaacatgattttagtgtgatacaattgcttactaaccttttctgtgtaaacttttagccaattttacaacttttttgccataatgatataatgtcaacaaatgctaaaaccctaaaatgactgtaaaaattacgatttaaacaactttacagattaaataatacatgagttttaacagaagaattaatgtaagtgcttttataaaattatgatcttcacatttctgcctttaaaccctctacaaattggccccattcacttccattgtaagtgcttcactgtaacatcgatttttgcttttcttttaaagaaaaggatggacgagcaACTAAACTAAACTTCGGCAGACATAAAAATATGCGCGTCTCTGGCGCACGCATTAATATAGCATGGGAATTGACTGAAAAGGAGTGATTACTAGCCACTTTGAGTCATTGTTTTCCTGTTCTTGATAGAAAATAATGATCAAACTGATGTCTCGCTCAAGC from Myxocyprinus asiaticus isolate MX2 ecotype Aquarium Trade chromosome 7, UBuf_Myxa_2, whole genome shotgun sequence encodes the following:
- the LOC127443982 gene encoding transcription factor LBX1b-like; this translates as MTTSKVVQICEDMERRGLNPLDHLPAPASSNKPFTPFSISDILSKPSVKRTRRIHLLPASERPRHSITISKQARFTPASPLCALQELASKTFKGLELGVLQAAEGRNGLTLFGQKNSPKKRRKSRTAFSNHQLYELEKRFLHQKYLSPADRDQIAHQLALTNAQVITWFQNRRAKLKRDLEEMKADVEAVRSIVPLDKIAELDVLERCATGTTGHSGLESSPRIGHEYKNAHKLCLSPMSSLSDHTSQDYSEDEDVDVDV